A region from the Aegilops tauschii subsp. strangulata cultivar AL8/78 chromosome 5, Aet v6.0, whole genome shotgun sequence genome encodes:
- the LOC109787377 gene encoding E3 ubiquitin protein ligase DRIP2, producing MQPHPDPASPERQEGSPPPPPEPMPTEETQAAPEPDAEEEVKDAPAVEVEPEEAVDRDDEEAKGREEEAKDGDEQEEAEERRGRGRKRGRRPGAPRGLVMVKRELLARCMTCPLCNRLLRDATTVSECLHTFCRKCIYKKFNDEEVESCPVCDIDLGCTPVEKLRADHSLQDVRSKIFPFKRKKIKAEDVASPDSPPNKRKERSISSLVVHTPRLTPTGSTGRRTKVVTRKAAAALHSLGPTIDSPVKKENSDKSAHSSSFPANLGKVPKTKRQILSNAEEASNYSSNKDTEDDSKDMADNAELWRPLNCLVEAANRTKSFRSSLQGSGVKREQLNGSPSSTNGIQTNPKEHPKRPKTEDDKKDAPVSPVTLKRKLKGTGRRRSGLRAPADGDPDGALTQNEKRFNCIWFSLVASLEQKGDSPLPQIPSHYLRIKDANIPASSIQKYLVQKLSLPSESEVEINCCGQPVNPTQPLRNLVELWLRGRSAQATPAIVGSPAEEFVMVLNYGRPKPMEPLSAQ from the exons ATGCAGCCACACCCGGACCCCGCCTCGCCCGAGCGTCAGGAGGGcagcccgccgcccccgccggagcCCATGCCCACGGAGGAGACGCAGGCGGCGCCCGAGCCGGATGCGGAGGAGGAGGTGAAGGACGCGCCTGCCGTGGAGGTGGAGCCGGAGGAGGCGGTGGACCGGGACGACGAGGAGGCCAAGggacgggaggaggaggccaaggacggggacgagcaggaggaggcggaggagaggAGGGGCAGGGGGCGGAAGCGAGGGAGGCGGCCCGGCGCGCCCAGGGGCCTGGTCATGGTGAAGCGGGAGCTGCTCGCGCGATGCATGACGTGCCCGCTCTGCAACCGCCTCCTCCGCGACGCCACCACCGTCTCCGAGTGCCTCCACACAT TTTGTAGAAAGTGTATATACAAGAAGTTTAATGACGAGGAGGTAGAGTCCTGCCCAGTATGTGACATTGATCTTGGCTGCACTCCAGTCGAGAAGCTTAG AGCTGACCACAGTCTGCAAGATGTAAGATCCAAAATCTTCCCCTTCAAAAGAAAGAAGATTAAGGCTGAAGATGTTGCATCTCCTGATTCACCTCCTAATAAAAGGAAAGAGAGATCCATCTCTTCATTAGTGGTCCATACACCTAGATTAACACCGACAGGATCGACTGGACGGCGGACAAAGGTAGTTACCAGGAAAGCTGCTGCTGCCTTGCATAGCCTTGGTCCTACCATTGACAGTCCTGTGAAAAAGGAAAACAGTGACAAGAGTGCTCATAGCTCAAGCTTTCCTGCTAATTTGGGCAAAGTGCCAAAAACAAAGAGACAG ATATTGTCAAATGCGGAGGAGGCATCTAACTATTCCAGCAATAAAGATACTGAAGACGATAGTAAGGACATGGCAGATAATGCTGAGCTCTGGAGACCTTTAAATTGTTTGGTTGAAGCTGCAAACAGGACAAAGTCCTTTCGGTCGAGTTTACAAGGTTCAGGTGTTAAAAGAGAGCAGCTTAATGGTTCTCCCAGTAGCACAAATGGTATCCAAACAAACCCAAAAGAGCATCCGAAGAGACCCAAAACTGAGGATGATAAGAAAGATGCTCCAGTTTCACCAGTGACGCTAAAAAGGAAACTTAAAGGGACTGGGCGGAGAAGGAGCGGACTTCGAGCTCCAGCCGATGGGGATCCTGATGGGGCACTTACGCAGAACGAAAAGAGATTCAACTGCATATGGTTTTCGTTGGTTGCTTCACTCGAACA GAAAGGGGACTCACCTCTACCACAGATACCTTCACACTATTTGCGAATAAA AGATGCAAATATACCTGCTTCCTCTATCCAAAAGTACCTCGTGCAGAAACTCAGTCTCCCAAGTGAGTCCGAG GTGGAAATAAATTGCTGCGGGCAGCCAGTGAACCCTACACAACCTCTGCGCAATTTAGTAGAGTTGTGGCTGAGGGGGCGATCAGCACAGGCAACACCGGCCATTGTAGGCTCCCCCGCGGAAGAGTTTGTGATGGTGCTAAATTATGGACGGCCAAAGCCCATGGAACCTTTGAGTGCACAGTAA
- the LOC109787374 gene encoding uncharacterized protein, translating to MADYFALDALFADHFRQRFRMRKTVFDRLYHGIRSYDDYFILKKDAVVTIGFSGYQKCTATLWMLTYGTTTDSWDEYQQMSEGTCRDAIVRFATAVVEVFRPQYLREPVVADTERLLAISEARGWPGLLGSLDCMHWK from the coding sequence ATGGCCGACTACTTTGCCCTCGATGCACTATTCGCTGACCATTTTCGCCAGCGTTTTCGGATGCGCAAGACTGTCTTCGATCGTTTGTACCATGGCATCCGGTCCTACGATGACTACTTCATCCTAAAGAAGGACGCCGTGGTAACAATTGGCTTCTCTGGTTACCAGAAGTGCACGGCCACACTCTGGATGCTTACATATGGCACGACCACTGATTCGTGGGATGAGTACCAACAGATGTCTGAGGGCACATGCAGAGATGCCATAGTCAGGTTTGCAACTGCCGTGGTCGAGGTGTTCAGACCCCAGTACCTGAGAGAACCAGTTGTGGCAGACACTGAGAGGCTCCTGGCAATCTCAGAAGCAAGAGGGTGGCCAGGTTTGCTTGGATCTcttgactgcatgcattggaaatga